A genomic window from Sulfurimonas paralvinellae includes:
- a CDS encoding UbiX family flavin prenyltransferase, with protein MKKRKIVIALSGASGVNIGIKALSLMPQEIETHFIMSQNAAVVLDKEMQHIIAHDNSDISASIASGSFGVEAMLIAPCSMNTLAKIACGISDNLITRCAAVMLKEQKKLILAPREMPFSAIALENMHKLASLGVVIAPPVMAYYSQQQTLKDMENFIIGKWFDLLDIENDLYKRWN; from the coding sequence ATGAAAAAAAGAAAAATAGTTATAGCCCTTAGTGGTGCAAGCGGTGTCAATATCGGTATAAAAGCCCTCTCGCTTATGCCGCAGGAGATTGAAACACATTTTATAATGTCACAAAATGCAGCAGTGGTACTCGACAAAGAGATGCAGCATATCATAGCACATGACAACAGTGATATATCTGCTTCTATCGCCTCGGGGTCTTTTGGTGTGGAAGCTATGCTTATTGCACCCTGTTCCATGAATACTCTGGCAAAAATCGCCTGTGGAATTTCGGACAACCTTATAACACGCTGTGCAGCAGTTATGTTAAAAGAACAAAAAAAACTTATTTTAGCACCGCGTGAGATGCCTTTTTCTGCCATTGCACTTGAAAATATGCATAAACTGGCTTCTTTGGGCGTTGTTATCGCACCGCCTGTGATGGCTTACTATTCACAGCAGCAAACGCTTAAGGATATGGAAAATTTTATTATAGGAAAATGGTTTGACCTGCTTGATATTGAAAATGATTTATATAAAAGGTGGAATTGA
- the coaD gene encoding pantetheine-phosphate adenylyltransferase: MSNPKTALYPGTFDPITNGHFDIIERARNLFDEVVVAVAESKDKKPMFTLDERITMTQAAVDGIDSVRVVGFDNLTIELAHEHKAGVLIRGLRAVSDFEYELQLGYLNNSLDETIETVYLMPKLKHAFISSSIVRNLLKFNGKTEHLLPQAVQKIIVEKN; the protein is encoded by the coding sequence ATGAGCAACCCTAAAACAGCCCTCTATCCGGGAACATTTGATCCAATAACGAATGGCCATTTTGACATTATAGAGCGGGCACGTAATCTTTTTGATGAAGTCGTCGTTGCCGTAGCTGAATCAAAAGATAAAAAGCCGATGTTTACTCTTGATGAGCGAATCACAATGACGCAGGCTGCAGTTGATGGAATCGACAGTGTCCGTGTTGTTGGCTTTGACAATCTAACTATAGAACTCGCTCATGAGCATAAAGCCGGTGTGCTCATCAGAGGTCTACGTGCTGTCAGTGATTTCGAATATGAACTGCAGCTTGGATATCTCAACAACTCTCTTGATGAAACTATTGAAACTGTCTATCTTATGCCAAAGCTCAAACACGCTTTTATCAGCTCTTCAATTGTTAGAAATCTGCTTAAGTTCAACGGTAAAACAGAGCATCTTCTTCCACAGGCAGTTCAAAAAATAATAGTAGAGAAAAACTGA
- the tmk gene encoding dTMP kinase, with product MYIAIEGIDTAGKSTQIALLSRNYPEAVITKEPGATAIGKEIRELVLSAKAKSKKAEFLLFLADRAEHIKEVIEPNLKKRMIISDRSVVSGVAYALIQEEISETAIVHLNRFATNGIYPQKVFLLRLSKEELEFRLSQKELDGIELRGSDYLLKIQGAIIKAAELLDIELIEIDATQSIETINKEILSTLNS from the coding sequence ATGTATATAGCAATAGAAGGTATAGATACAGCAGGGAAAAGTACGCAGATAGCATTGCTCTCACGCAACTACCCCGAAGCTGTCATTACAAAAGAGCCCGGTGCAACAGCCATTGGCAAAGAGATTCGTGAATTGGTTCTGAGTGCAAAAGCAAAAAGCAAAAAAGCTGAATTTTTACTCTTTTTGGCAGATCGTGCCGAACATATAAAAGAGGTCATCGAGCCAAATCTTAAAAAACGCATGATTATCTCTGACAGAAGTGTCGTAAGCGGTGTCGCTTATGCATTGATTCAAGAAGAGATCAGTGAAACTGCCATTGTCCACCTCAATAGATTCGCCACCAACGGCATCTACCCGCAAAAGGTCTTTTTACTCCGTCTCAGTAAGGAAGAACTTGAATTTCGTCTTTCACAAAAAGAACTTGACGGAATTGAACTACGTGGCAGTGACTATCTTTTAAAAATCCAAGGTGCCATCATCAAAGCAGCAGAACTGCTTGATATCGAGCTTATAGAAATCGATGCTACACAATCAATTGAAACAATCAACAAAGAGATTTTAAGCACTCTTAATTCCTAA
- the hisS gene encoding histidine--tRNA ligase yields MIKSLRGMNDILSEEESKRFTYFIDIASKTASRYGFHYIETPLLEETALFKRSVGESSDIVGKEMYQFIDKGDNDVCLRPEGTAGVVRAFIQNKLDRAGGIHRFFYHGPMFRYERPQKGRLREFHQFGVESFGVESVYEDAQMIMMVADILRELGIGFKLQLNSLGCKECMPPYRDSLVNFIESVEKYICEDCKRRKSTNPIRVLDCKNEKCQALYEKAPKLINSLCENCESDFTKLKKILDENEIAYEIDTNLVRGLDYYSKTAFEFVSDNIGSQSAIAGGGRYDRLVEFLDGRPTPAVGFAMGIERLLELIQMPEESREGYYLGAMDDEAIELVISLTQKKRQTEKASCDYRARNLKNHLKSADKINARFCCVIGSNELENETIWVKDLQNKTEETISIKEF; encoded by the coding sequence ATGATTAAATCACTGCGCGGAATGAACGATATTTTAAGTGAAGAAGAATCAAAAAGATTTACATACTTTATAGATATAGCTTCAAAAACAGCTTCACGATATGGTTTTCATTACATTGAGACACCTCTTTTGGAAGAAACAGCACTTTTTAAGCGTTCCGTAGGTGAATCAAGTGACATCGTCGGTAAAGAGATGTATCAATTTATTGACAAAGGTGACAACGACGTCTGTCTTCGTCCTGAAGGCACGGCCGGTGTTGTTCGTGCTTTTATCCAAAACAAGCTCGACCGTGCAGGTGGGATTCACCGCTTTTTTTATCATGGGCCTATGTTTCGTTATGAGCGTCCACAAAAAGGTCGTCTACGTGAGTTCCATCAGTTTGGCGTTGAGAGTTTCGGCGTAGAGAGTGTTTATGAAGATGCTCAGATGATCATGATGGTTGCAGATATCCTGCGTGAGCTTGGCATTGGTTTTAAACTGCAGCTTAACTCTCTGGGATGCAAAGAGTGTATGCCGCCATATCGAGACTCCCTTGTAAACTTCATAGAAAGCGTGGAAAAATATATCTGTGAGGACTGCAAACGCAGAAAATCAACAAACCCTATACGTGTGCTTGACTGTAAAAATGAAAAATGCCAAGCCCTCTATGAAAAAGCTCCAAAACTCATAAATTCACTCTGTGAAAACTGTGAAAGCGACTTTACAAAACTCAAAAAGATCCTTGATGAGAATGAGATTGCTTATGAGATCGACACAAATCTTGTCCGCGGACTTGATTACTACTCTAAAACTGCTTTTGAATTTGTGAGTGACAATATTGGAAGCCAGAGTGCCATAGCCGGCGGTGGACGCTATGACAGACTAGTAGAGTTTTTAGACGGACGCCCTACTCCTGCTGTCGGTTTTGCAATGGGAATTGAACGTCTTTTAGAACTTATACAGATGCCTGAGGAATCACGTGAAGGTTATTATTTGGGCGCTATGGATGATGAGGCAATAGAGCTTGTCATCTCCCTCACGCAGAAAAAAAGACAAACAGAGAAAGCTTCTTGTGACTATCGTGCACGAAACCTGAAAAACCATCTTAAATCTGCAGACAAGATAAACGCGCGTTTTTGCTGCGTCATCGGTTCAAATGAACTTGAAAATGAAACTATCTGGGTCAAAGATCTGCAAAACAAGACTGAAGAGACGATCAGCATAAAAGAGTTCTAA
- a CDS encoding FMN-binding glutamate synthase family protein produces the protein METNENFLDNAWGFFLDFLEFFILGIVIVITLLYFYDKYIQRKHALLINYPVIGRFRYFFEALREPLRQYFAEETFFESKDKVDWVYKAAKDKPNYQSFSVNQPFSGSRFIIKHASSVLNEDEVSDDTNVVFGEKREIPFVSHTPIIRSAMSDGALSPEAVRAFSIAGRDSKLTINTGEGSLTSNHLFTLKPNVGKDKYLEIVNSTPYAELVFKIGALLFNRKIAIKWYRNALLNKKTQNTYIYDTSSHVLFRVNWDADLEDFPKEVPSEIPNMIFQMSSGLYGVRDENGNFDELKYQKVMRFCRMTEIKIAQGAKQTGGKLAGKKVTADVAYYRGVPEGKDIFSPNRFPYADTTEHLLEFVSRLQKLSRKPVGFKIVISDSHSVEDLAEAMQKHKEAGNTLPDFITVDSGEGGSATAPLELMESVGLTTNNALYILDTILKQYNLREDIKIIASGKILTPDDAVITMCMGADAVGIARGFMMSGGCIRARMCSGFGSHVCPVGMATQDEKKRASYLVVKEGKEIGNYHKNLIKSMKVVLAVMGIKHIKELNKKHLTFKNRNGEIYFDIDQYFHHKLHI, from the coding sequence GTGGAAACAAATGAAAATTTTTTAGATAATGCATGGGGATTTTTCCTCGATTTTTTAGAGTTTTTCATCCTTGGAATTGTTATTGTCATTACGCTATTATATTTTTACGACAAATATATACAACGAAAACATGCACTTCTTATCAATTATCCGGTTATCGGGCGTTTTCGTTACTTCTTCGAAGCACTTCGTGAGCCGCTTCGCCAATACTTTGCCGAAGAGACATTTTTTGAATCAAAAGACAAAGTTGACTGGGTTTACAAAGCTGCAAAAGACAAACCAAACTATCAGTCTTTCTCTGTAAACCAACCTTTTTCAGGCTCTCGCTTTATCATCAAGCATGCTTCAAGTGTTCTCAATGAAGATGAAGTTAGTGATGATACAAACGTAGTTTTTGGAGAAAAAAGGGAAATCCCTTTTGTCTCGCATACACCAATTATCCGATCTGCTATGAGTGACGGGGCTCTCTCTCCAGAAGCTGTACGTGCATTTAGTATTGCAGGACGTGATTCAAAACTGACAATCAATACCGGTGAGGGTTCTTTGACTTCCAACCACCTCTTTACACTGAAACCCAATGTAGGTAAGGACAAATACCTAGAGATCGTCAATTCGACGCCTTATGCGGAGCTCGTTTTTAAAATAGGTGCACTACTTTTTAACAGAAAGATCGCAATCAAATGGTATAGAAATGCACTTTTAAATAAAAAGACGCAAAATACCTATATTTACGACACAAGCTCTCATGTGCTCTTTCGTGTAAACTGGGATGCCGATTTGGAAGATTTTCCAAAAGAGGTACCATCTGAAATTCCAAATATGATATTTCAAATGAGCTCCGGTCTCTATGGCGTTCGTGACGAAAATGGAAATTTCGATGAGCTGAAATACCAAAAAGTAATGCGGTTTTGCCGTATGACCGAGATCAAGATCGCTCAAGGAGCGAAACAGACAGGCGGAAAACTTGCAGGGAAAAAAGTGACTGCTGATGTCGCTTACTATAGAGGGGTTCCTGAAGGTAAAGATATCTTTTCTCCAAACCGTTTTCCCTATGCAGATACGACCGAGCATCTTTTAGAGTTTGTTTCAAGACTTCAAAAGCTCTCACGCAAGCCAGTCGGATTTAAAATAGTCATCTCGGATTCGCATTCAGTCGAAGATCTTGCAGAGGCAATGCAAAAACATAAAGAAGCAGGCAACACACTTCCTGATTTCATTACCGTAGACAGTGGTGAAGGCGGCAGTGCGACAGCACCGCTTGAGTTAATGGAGTCTGTAGGACTCACAACAAATAATGCACTCTATATCTTAGACACAATACTCAAGCAGTACAACCTGCGTGAGGATATAAAGATTATAGCAAGCGGTAAGATACTGACACCTGATGATGCTGTGATTACAATGTGTATGGGAGCTGACGCCGTTGGTATCGCTAGAGGCTTCATGATGAGCGGCGGATGTATTCGAGCGCGTATGTGTTCAGGGTTTGGCTCACATGTCTGCCCTGTCGGTATGGCTACACAAGATGAAAAGAAACGTGCATCCTATCTTGTTGTCAAAGAGGGTAAAGAGATAGGAAACTATCATAAAAACCTCATTAAAAGCATGAAAGTCGTTTTAGCTGTCATGGGAATAAAACATATTAAAGAACTCAATAAAAAACATCTCACTTTTAAAAATAGAAACGGCGAAATATATTTTGACATTGACCAATATTTCCATCACAAACTCCATATATAA
- the speA gene encoding biosynthetic arginine decarboxylase → MNNFGLNIWANKNFIIEDGEIKLNYKSMPSLLEIANEIRSNNVKGPLLLRFPHLIKRQIKTLYSYFYKAIEENNYKGSFNAVFPLKVNQFPSLVNAVTTQGKKYNYGLEAGSKAELILAMSKTPKSANITVNGFKDEEMLTLGFIAAQSGHKITITIEGLNELETIIAVAEKSSLRVPNIGIRVRLHSAGSGIWAKSGGMDAKFGLTSTEIIEAIALLKNANLLDKLTMIHFHIGSQMSDIAPLKKALREAGNIYAELKKMGAESLSSINIGGGLAVEYDQHEKAHARNYSIDEFSSSVVFLLGEIMDAKNVSHPDIFTESGRFIVASHAVLITPVLELFSQDYQEKLLNFKESNPPLIEELRELNKLLTNANCIEYLHDALDHMESLFTLFDLGYIDLQDRSNAEILVHNIIKKALYLKSSNPTNELEQLQIKLQERYLINASVFQSLPDYWGLGQHFPVMPIHYLNTTPLRAASLWDITCDSDGEIGFNPEKPLYLHDVNIDENDYFLGFFNVGAYQETLGMQHNLFTHPNEYTVNITDTGYEITNHIESKNILDILASIGYDKDEILNKLKSDVEKSTFITEKEKSDTLTKLETFLNQNGYLRTTN, encoded by the coding sequence TTGAATAATTTTGGTTTAAATATATGGGCAAACAAGAATTTTATCATTGAAGACGGAGAGATAAAACTCAACTATAAATCTATGCCGTCTCTGCTGGAAATTGCTAACGAGATACGTTCGAACAACGTCAAAGGACCACTTCTTTTGCGTTTTCCACACCTCATTAAAAGACAGATAAAAACGCTCTATAGCTATTTTTACAAAGCGATAGAAGAAAATAACTACAAAGGAAGCTTCAACGCTGTATTTCCTCTAAAAGTGAACCAATTTCCTTCACTTGTCAATGCTGTTACAACACAGGGAAAAAAGTACAATTACGGACTCGAGGCCGGCAGTAAAGCAGAACTCATACTCGCCATGAGTAAAACGCCAAAAAGCGCGAACATCACCGTAAACGGATTTAAAGATGAAGAGATGCTTACACTTGGTTTCATTGCTGCACAGAGCGGTCATAAAATCACTATAACGATTGAAGGCTTGAATGAACTCGAGACTATCATTGCTGTTGCAGAAAAATCATCACTAAGAGTGCCAAATATAGGTATCAGGGTCAGACTGCACAGTGCCGGCAGCGGTATATGGGCAAAAAGCGGTGGTATGGATGCAAAATTTGGGCTTACCTCTACTGAAATCATCGAAGCGATCGCCCTGCTTAAAAATGCAAATCTCTTAGATAAACTTACCATGATTCATTTTCATATTGGCTCACAGATGTCTGATATCGCACCGCTCAAAAAAGCACTGCGTGAGGCAGGTAATATTTACGCGGAACTCAAAAAAATGGGAGCAGAATCACTTTCAAGCATCAATATCGGCGGAGGGCTTGCTGTTGAATATGATCAACATGAAAAAGCCCATGCAAGAAATTACTCTATTGATGAGTTCTCAAGCTCTGTTGTCTTTTTACTAGGAGAGATCATGGATGCCAAAAATGTTTCCCATCCCGACATCTTTACAGAATCAGGCCGTTTTATTGTCGCATCTCACGCAGTCCTTATAACTCCTGTGCTGGAGCTCTTTTCACAAGACTATCAGGAAAAGCTTCTTAATTTCAAAGAGAGCAACCCTCCTCTCATTGAAGAACTGCGTGAGCTCAACAAGCTTCTTACCAACGCCAACTGTATAGAGTACCTGCATGATGCACTTGACCATATGGAATCACTTTTTACGCTTTTTGATCTTGGTTATATCGATCTTCAAGACCGTTCAAATGCAGAAATACTCGTGCATAACATCATAAAAAAAGCTCTTTATCTGAAGTCTTCAAATCCGACCAATGAACTTGAGCAGTTACAAATAAAACTTCAGGAGCGTTACCTGATAAATGCAAGTGTTTTTCAGAGTCTTCCTGACTACTGGGGACTTGGACAACATTTTCCTGTAATGCCCATACATTATCTCAACACCACACCTCTTCGTGCAGCTTCACTCTGGGATATTACCTGTGACAGTGATGGAGAGATAGGTTTTAATCCGGAAAAACCTCTCTATCTGCATGATGTAAATATTGATGAAAATGACTACTTTTTAGGATTTTTCAATGTGGGTGCTTATCAGGAGACGCTTGGTATGCAGCATAACCTTTTTACACATCCGAATGAGTATACAGTCAACATTACTGATACAGGCTATGAGATTACAAATCATATTGAGTCTAAAAATATCTTGGATATTCTCGCATCCATCGGTTATGATAAAGATGAAATTTTAAATAAACTTAAAAGTGATGTAGAAAAAAGCACTTTTATCACAGAAAAAGAAAAAAGTGATACACTTACAAAACTAGAGACCTTTCTGAATCAAAATGGCTATCTAAGAACTACAAACTAA
- the cysE gene encoding serine O-acetyltransferase → MGLFTEIKEDFSNAYKNDPALNSRLDFLFNYPGVWAVAWYRVAHRLYNANFKRIARIIMGITQIMTNIDIHPAAKIGKRVFIDHGTGVVIGETAVVEDDVLIYQGVTLGGVSLTHGKRHPTIKQGVVIGAGAKVLGNIEIGEHAKIGANSVVVKPVPDCSTAIGIPAHVIEKGRCKDPFMHNMLPDINKEMFEYLLKRVAVLEHILVKDNKEVLEQDLELEQIYDSFIKSMKN, encoded by the coding sequence ATGGGACTTTTTACAGAGATTAAAGAAGATTTTTCAAATGCCTACAAGAATGATCCAGCTTTAAACTCGCGTCTCGATTTTCTTTTTAACTACCCCGGTGTCTGGGCTGTTGCCTGGTATAGGGTTGCGCACAGGCTCTACAATGCGAACTTTAAGAGAATAGCCAGAATTATTATGGGTATAACACAGATAATGACCAACATAGATATTCATCCCGCAGCAAAGATCGGTAAGCGCGTTTTTATAGATCACGGTACAGGTGTTGTCATAGGAGAGACTGCTGTCGTTGAAGATGATGTTCTCATCTATCAAGGCGTCACTCTAGGTGGTGTTTCACTGACACATGGAAAACGTCACCCCACCATCAAACAGGGTGTAGTCATTGGAGCCGGCGCAAAAGTCCTTGGAAATATTGAAATCGGTGAACATGCCAAGATTGGTGCAAATTCAGTTGTCGTCAAACCGGTTCCTGATTGCTCGACTGCTATTGGCATCCCTGCCCATGTCATAGAAAAAGGAAGATGTAAAGATCCTTTTATGCATAACATGCTTCCAGATATCAACAAAGAGATGTTTGAATATCTCCTTAAAAGGGTTGCTGTACTTGAGCATATTCTCGTAAAAGACAACAAAGAAGTACTTGAGCAAGACCTCGAACTTGAACAGATTTACGATTCCTTTATTAAATCAATGAAAAACTAA
- a CDS encoding pyridoxal phosphate-dependent aminotransferase yields MLTNRINTLSESITIAVSTLAQELKAQGKDILSFSAGEPDFDTPQVIKDAAISAINSGFTKYTAVDGIPALKEAVAKKLKRDNGLEYAPNQIIVNNGAKHSLFNLFSATIDNGDEVIIPAPYWVTYPELVKYCGGKVVEIQTDDTTGFKITAQQLKNAITPKTKMLVLTTPSNPTGAIYSKEELTALAEVLKGTDILVASDEMYEKLTYEGEFTSTAAISDDMFKRTVTINGLSKSVAMTGWRFGYTAAYDTELIKATKKLQSQSTSNINTMTQYAAIPGLDGSADKDIAMMKTEFIKRRDEAVKLFNEVDGLSVLKPDGAFYLFVNIKEVSNDSLSFAKELLESKGVAVVPGVGFGSEGYFRFSFATGIATIREGIRRIDEFIQELKAK; encoded by the coding sequence ATGCTAACAAATCGCATCAATACACTATCTGAGTCCATAACAATTGCCGTTTCAACACTTGCACAGGAACTAAAAGCGCAAGGAAAAGACATTCTCAGTTTTTCTGCCGGTGAGCCTGATTTTGACACACCTCAAGTCATTAAAGATGCCGCTATATCTGCCATTAACAGTGGTTTTACAAAATATACGGCTGTTGATGGGATTCCTGCTCTTAAAGAGGCTGTTGCAAAGAAATTAAAACGTGACAACGGCTTAGAATATGCTCCAAACCAAATCATTGTAAATAATGGTGCAAAGCATTCACTTTTCAATCTCTTTTCTGCAACAATCGATAATGGCGATGAAGTTATCATTCCCGCTCCATACTGGGTTACCTACCCTGAACTTGTGAAGTACTGCGGAGGGAAAGTAGTCGAGATTCAAACAGATGATACGACCGGTTTTAAAATTACCGCCCAGCAGTTGAAAAATGCCATCACTCCAAAAACAAAAATGTTGGTTTTAACAACTCCGTCAAATCCAACAGGTGCGATCTATTCAAAAGAAGAATTGACAGCGCTTGCAGAAGTCCTAAAAGGTACAGATATTCTTGTAGCAAGTGATGAGATGTATGAAAAACTTACATACGAGGGTGAATTCACATCAACAGCAGCAATCAGTGACGATATGTTCAAGCGTACTGTAACAATCAATGGGCTTTCTAAATCAGTTGCTATGACAGGCTGGAGATTTGGTTATACGGCTGCCTATGACACTGAACTTATAAAAGCAACAAAAAAACTGCAGTCTCAAAGTACATCAAATATCAATACAATGACGCAATATGCTGCAATCCCCGGCCTAGATGGCTCCGCAGATAAAGATATAGCAATGATGAAAACAGAGTTTATAAAACGTCGTGATGAAGCTGTAAAGCTTTTTAATGAAGTCGATGGGCTCAGTGTTTTAAAACCAGACGGAGCATTCTATCTTTTTGTAAATATTAAAGAAGTCAGCAACGATTCACTCTCTTTCGCAAAAGAACTTCTTGAAAGTAAAGGTGTGGCAGTTGTTCCCGGTGTCGGTTTTGGAAGTGAAGGTTATTTTAGATTTTCATTTGCAACTGGTATTGCAACGATCCGTGAGGGTATTAGACGTATAGATGAGTTCATTCAAGAACTCAAAGCAAAGTAG
- the lpxD gene encoding UDP-3-O-(3-hydroxymyristoyl)glucosamine N-acyltransferase, which yields MKLSEIAKIVEAEFHGEDKDIVSLNTLKDAASNELSFVANPKYVKDIPNTNAGAVLVTEATKEYVPKDSVALVVEDTYWQMAVLSQYFAPPIEDSDAPEAIIGQGSSVASTATVANGAVIGKNTTIMPGVYVGSGAQIGDNTILYPNVVVYRDCKVGNDCIIHAGTVVGSDGFGFASNRLGEHKKIYHIGNVVIEDDVEIGSNTSIDRAVFGTTLIEKGARLDNLIQVAHNCVFGKGSVAAAQSGFAGSTIIGQNNVFGAQSGTAGHLKIAPFNTFAARSGVTKSVKESGKTFAGFPFMDHKAWLKIQGKLARLIK from the coding sequence ATGAAATTAAGCGAGATTGCAAAGATAGTCGAAGCTGAGTTTCATGGAGAGGACAAAGACATCGTCTCTCTCAATACTCTTAAAGATGCTGCAAGCAATGAACTCTCCTTTGTAGCCAATCCAAAATATGTCAAAGATATCCCCAATACAAATGCAGGTGCTGTTTTAGTTACCGAGGCAACAAAAGAGTATGTGCCAAAAGATTCTGTCGCTTTGGTTGTAGAAGATACATACTGGCAAATGGCTGTTCTTTCTCAATACTTCGCGCCTCCCATTGAAGACAGTGACGCCCCTGAAGCCATCATAGGACAAGGAAGCAGTGTCGCTTCTACTGCTACTGTCGCCAATGGTGCTGTCATTGGTAAAAATACAACGATTATGCCGGGTGTCTATGTCGGATCAGGTGCCCAGATAGGAGACAATACGATACTCTATCCAAATGTTGTCGTCTATCGTGACTGCAAAGTGGGTAATGACTGTATTATCCATGCGGGAACAGTTGTCGGCAGTGATGGCTTTGGTTTTGCATCCAACAGACTCGGTGAACATAAGAAGATATATCATATCGGTAATGTCGTCATTGAAGATGATGTTGAGATCGGTTCAAATACTTCCATAGATAGAGCTGTTTTTGGAACGACGCTTATTGAAAAAGGTGCTCGTCTTGACAACTTGATACAAGTGGCACATAACTGTGTTTTTGGCAAAGGAAGCGTAGCTGCAGCACAATCCGGTTTCGCAGGTTCAACCATCATTGGACAAAACAATGTTTTTGGTGCGCAATCAGGTACTGCAGGGCACCTGAAAATTGCGCCATTTAATACTTTTGCCGCACGCAGCGGTGTGACGAAAAGTGTTAAAGAGAGCGGTAAGACATTTGCAGGTTTTCCATTTATGGATCATAAGGCATGGTTGAAAATTCAAGGCAAATTAGCTAGACTTATTAAATAA
- the ilvN gene encoding acetolactate synthase small subunit: MNENARRVISVIVVNEASVLSRVTDLFSGRGYNITSLTVAPIPDSKYSRLTIVTSGSVRVMEQITKQLHKLIPVLRVYEHEDMVEKEMAMIKFPITENLSDINTLCEAYNGKIVNVGDNIVIAMVADEPKRIDNFLCAVKRYNPKEIVRSGAVALER; this comes from the coding sequence ATGAACGAAAACGCAAGAAGAGTAATCTCGGTTATCGTAGTTAATGAAGCGAGTGTTTTATCTCGTGTTACAGACCTTTTTTCAGGACGTGGATACAACATCACATCATTGACCGTTGCGCCTATTCCAGATAGTAAATACTCTCGTTTAACTATCGTTACATCAGGTTCGGTTCGTGTAATGGAACAAATTACAAAACAGCTTCATAAGCTCATCCCTGTCTTGCGTGTTTACGAACATGAAGATATGGTCGAGAAAGAGATGGCTATGATCAAGTTCCCAATCACTGAAAACCTGAGTGATATCAATACTCTATGTGAAGCATACAATGGGAAGATCGTTAATGTTGGTGATAATATTGTTATTGCTATGGTTGCAGACGAACCAAAACGTATAGACAACTTCTTATGTGCAGTAAAGCGTTATAATCCAAAAGAGATAGTACGAAGCGGTGCTGTAGCGCTGGAGAGATAG